The Deltaproteobacteria bacterium genome contains the following window.
GTTTGCGCCAAGATGGTCCGGGAGGTGGTGTCGGCGGGGGTCGGGATTGTCAGCGGTTTTGCCCGGGGGATCGACATTACCGCCCACGAAACGGCTGTCCATTGTGGAGGGAAAACGGTGGCGGTGCTCGGTTCCGGATTGAATTTCATCTATCCGCCGCGAAACGCGCGCTTTGTCGATGCGGTGCTGGAGAAAGGGGCGTTTGTCACCGAATTTGCGCTGGACGAGGAGGCGCGGCCGGAGTTTTTCCCCCGCCGGAACCGGATCATTTCCGGCATGGCCAGGGGCGTGCTGGTTGTGGAGGCGGGGGAGAAAAGCGGATCGCTCATCACCGCGCAGTACGCCCTGGAACAGGATCGCGATGTCTATGCGGCGCCCGGCTCGGTGCTTACCCCTTTTGCCCGCGGGTCCAACCGGCTGATCCAGCAGGGGGCCAAACTGGTCGGCTCCGCCAAAGAAATTTTGGATGATTGGAAATATGAAACGCCGGCAGGGCCGGTGCCGCCGGAAGGGTTGGTTTCACCGGTGAAATTCGGCGATGAAGAGACGATTGTCCGGCTTTGTGTCGATCAACCGGCGACACCGGACGATCTGGTGGAAAGGACCGGCCTTCCCCCCGCGCGCGTGACAATGCTGTTGACCCAGCTGGAATTGGAAGGGAGAATCAGGAGTTTGCCGGGGAGGAGATATCAAAGTCAGTAACCAATGGCCAACGTCTTACCCATTTCGGTTTCGGTGTCTGCTTTCGGTTCCGTCGAAACTCGCGGTCTATTTAATCGCCACTGTATTTGTCGGGCAGGGTTCAGTTTGTTCCGATTGGCGATGTTTTTAAAGTGCGCTCAACCAGCCGACGACACCTCAAGACATCCATCCGAAACTGAAATGGGTACTGATTGATGAAGACACAAAAGGGTAAAATTTACCTGGTCGGCGCCGGGCCGGGCGACCCCGACCTTTTAACTCTCAAGGGGGCTCGTCTCCTTTCCGAGGCCGATGTGATCTTTTACGATTATCTGGTCAACCGGCACTTGCTTAAAGCGGCCAAGCCATCCGCCCAAAAAATTTATGTCGGCAAGAGAACCTCTGAAAAAACCCTTCCGCAGGGAGAAATCGAAAGACAGATGATCGCCCGGGCCAAAAAAGGGGAGACGGTCGTCCGCCTGAAGGGGGGCGATCCCTTTATCTTCGGCCGCGGCGGGGAGGAGGCGCTGGCCATCCAAAAGGCCGGTGTTCCTTTCGAAATCGTGCCGGGGGTGAGCGCCGCGGTTGCCGTTCCCGCCTATGCCGGGATTCCGCTGACGCACCGGGGGATCGCCTCCGATGTGGCCTTTGTTACCGGCCATCAGGATCCGTCGAGGGAAGCGGCACTGGCCCTGCCGGAAGGGGAGGATGTCGAACGGATGATCCC
Protein-coding sequences here:
- the dprA gene encoding DNA-protecting protein DprA translates to MTPDELVYWLTLNRVDGVGPATFLRLLDFFGSPREVLKAKQDDLLQVSGLRPPIAQAIASAKEDFTWAEKELNEVERLHAGIIPYVSPDYPRRLKQISAPPPFLYVWGSLANGAGKASRFGPAPKGPLGAGFNSLDWLGVVGARECSEYGVSVCAKMVREVVSAGVGIVSGFARGIDITAHETAVHCGGKTVAVLGSGLNFIYPPRNARFVDAVLEKGAFVTEFALDEEARPEFFPRRNRIISGMARGVLVVEAGEKSGSLITAQYALEQDRDVYAAPGSVLTPFARGSNRLIQQGAKLVGSAKEILDDWKYETPAGPVPPEGLVSPVKFGDEETIVRLCVDQPATPDDLVERTGLPPARVTMLLTQLELEGRIRSLPGRRYQSQ